The genomic DNA GCGTTTCTACTGTTGTCCTGCTAGACTTTCGCCATGGCACGCACGAAACGCATTTGTCCGGCTGGTGAAGTCTTCCACGTTCTGAATCGAGCGGTGGCTCGGCTGACGATTTTTGAAAAGCCCGAAGACTATGCCGCATTCATGTGCGTTGTGCAGGAAACGTGGGAAATCGTGCCACTTCCAATTTATGCGATGGTGGCAATGCCGAATCACTGGCATTTTGTGGTCCGGCCCGAGACCAGCGATCAGGTCAGTGAGTTCTTCCGTCGACTGACTGTCATGCACACGATGCGCTGGCATGCTCAATACAAGACCGGCGGGACCGGCCATTTGTATCAGGGGCGTTTCAAGTCGTTTCCTATCCAGTCAGACCGACATCTGCTGACAGTCATGAGATACGTCGAACGGAATCCCGTACGAGCCAAATTGATTGACCTCGCCGAAGAATGGCAATGGGGTTCCGCTCATGCTCGCCGAGGACCTGCAGACGAACGTCGATGGCTGGCGATTCCCGATGATCCCCCATTGCCGCGTAACTGGCGTTCATGGGTGAACAAGGTCGAGACGGAGGCTGAGTTGAACGCACTTCGCATCAGCGTGAAACGCGGCCTGCCGTTTGGCGATAATCGATGGACAAAAAGCTGCGCCCTTCGTCTCGGGCTCGAATCCACAACTCGCCCAAGGGGAAGACCAAAGAAAGAGACCTGACCTCTTTGCCACTTCTTGATATTGGGCGACAATTACGTTAAGCAGAAGTTGCAAAGACAATCCGTAATTCCCAGAAATCTCTGCTGAGTTGCATCGAAGGGGGCGCAGCCAGATGTCCGACCTGTCGATCCGCTTGTCAACCATTATTCAGAATCCCCAAGGCATTAGTGAT from Planctomycetaceae bacterium includes the following:
- a CDS encoding transposase, whose amino-acid sequence is MARTKRICPAGEVFHVLNRAVARLTIFEKPEDYAAFMCVVQETWEIVPLPIYAMVAMPNHWHFVVRPETSDQVSEFFRRLTVMHTMRWHAQYKTGGTGHLYQGRFKSFPIQSDRHLLTVMRYVERNPVRAKLIDLAEEWQWGSAHARRGPADERRWLAIPDDPPLPRNWRSWVNKVETEAELNALRISVKRGLPFGDNRWTKSCALRLGLESTTRPRGRPKKET